A region from the Nostoc sp. HK-01 genome encodes:
- a CDS encoding FHA domain-containing protein, giving the protein MINISKSYLFTLKNSAKIAEFQNKEIERKLSLYQVFVKLYEHHSGLLEDILQMEDLSLSSMTGLNSSYVQGVVNDGKVYLVTNLGDNQTQTLLQAQQIWTIGRDRHCGICIGDKYLSRRHAAIQYIDQDDEPGFYLVDFKSTNGSFVNGERVYQRIRLKEGDRVRIGNLTFNFFYNNNRRILPTVAMELLMQLSSRKGCNIDDTLSYVAPEKYLPEITDKAVPFTKNFALNPPNSHDGFSTEQKSDILDRFFNQITPSPI; this is encoded by the coding sequence ATGATCAACATCAGCAAATCATATCTATTTACACTAAAAAATTCAGCCAAAATTGCTGAGTTCCAGAATAAGGAAATAGAGCGGAAGTTAAGCTTATATCAAGTATTTGTCAAATTGTACGAACACCATAGTGGACTTCTAGAAGATATTCTTCAGATGGAAGACCTATCATTGTCTAGTATGACAGGTTTAAACTCCAGTTATGTGCAAGGTGTAGTGAATGATGGCAAGGTTTACTTAGTCACTAACTTGGGAGATAATCAAACCCAAACTTTACTACAAGCACAACAAATTTGGACAATCGGACGCGATCGCCATTGTGGGATATGTATAGGTGATAAATATCTGTCGCGTCGCCATGCTGCCATTCAATATATAGATCAAGATGATGAACCAGGTTTTTACTTAGTGGATTTTAAAAGTACTAATGGTTCCTTTGTGAATGGTGAACGTGTCTATCAGCGAATTAGACTCAAAGAAGGCGATCGCGTTCGCATCGGTAATCTTACTTTTAATTTTTTCTACAACAATAACCGACGCATTTTACCAACAGTAGCAATGGAATTACTAATGCAGCTTTCATCTCGCAAAGGCTGTAATATAGACGATACATTGAGTTATGTTGCTCCAGAGAAGTACTTACCTGAAATTACCGACAAAGCTGTTCCATTTACCAAAAATTTTGCATTAAACCCTCCAAATAGTCATGATGGTTTTAGTACAGAACAGAAATCAGATATTTTAGATAGATTTTTCAACCAAATTACGCCTTCGCCAATATGA
- a CDS encoding serine/threonine protein kinase, with the protein MSYCLNPTCPNPENVVYSQRCQSCGSRLLLRDRYRVSKPLGQGGFGATFLAQDEALPGEPSCVIKQLRPSGNAPHVLQMARELFEREARTLGKIGNHPQVPRLLDYFEEQEQFYLVQEYISGATLQQEIKANGVLSEVGVKQFLSEILPLLQYIHEQKVIHRDIKPANLIRRSQDARMVLIDFGAVKNQVTQAAPNQSGQTALTAYAIGTPGFAPPEQMAMRPVYASDIYALGVTCIYLLTSKTPKDLDYNPTTGEMMWEQLVHVSDHLTGVLRKMLDVSVRNRYQSAADVLRALEMEPYLDSLAKSLLVKSDTNTKEKTSQLGDNSAILCSNPSAVGATATGVAQVAAAIRARRAKIAEAAGADAGGIRPAAMGKPGMLPNSNSNSANTQQSKAGRRLDSQTLLTAYLKGRRDFALHNLNFLNLQGSELSETNFHSAQLQSTNLQGANLHNSDFGRASLTRANLRDANLSKAYFNHADLEGADLRGADLSYAHLSNANLRGANLCGANLTGAKILDEQLALAKTNWMTVRPNGKRGLL; encoded by the coding sequence ATGAGCTACTGCTTAAATCCAACCTGTCCCAATCCAGAAAATGTAGTGTATAGCCAAAGGTGTCAGTCGTGTGGCTCGCGCCTACTGCTGCGCGATCGCTATCGGGTGAGTAAACCGTTAGGTCAAGGTGGCTTTGGAGCAACCTTCTTAGCTCAGGATGAAGCTTTACCAGGAGAGCCGAGTTGTGTCATCAAGCAATTACGTCCTTCAGGCAATGCACCACACGTTTTGCAAATGGCGCGAGAACTATTTGAGCGAGAAGCTAGAACTCTAGGTAAAATCGGCAACCATCCTCAAGTCCCCAGACTACTCGACTATTTTGAAGAACAGGAACAATTCTATCTAGTCCAAGAATATATTAGCGGTGCAACCTTACAGCAGGAAATCAAAGCTAATGGAGTTTTGAGCGAAGTAGGCGTTAAGCAATTTTTGAGCGAAATTTTACCTTTACTGCAATACATCCACGAGCAGAAGGTAATTCACCGTGATATCAAACCAGCCAACTTAATTCGCCGTAGTCAAGATGCCAGAATGGTCTTGATTGACTTTGGTGCTGTCAAAAACCAAGTTACTCAAGCTGCACCTAATCAATCAGGACAGACCGCCTTAACTGCCTATGCAATTGGTACTCCTGGTTTTGCACCCCCAGAACAAATGGCGATGCGTCCAGTTTACGCGAGTGATATCTACGCTTTAGGAGTCACCTGTATTTATTTACTCACTAGCAAAACTCCTAAAGATTTAGATTACAATCCCACAACAGGTGAAATGATGTGGGAACAGTTGGTGCATGTGAGTGATCACTTGACTGGTGTATTGCGAAAAATGTTAGATGTTTCTGTTCGCAATCGTTACCAATCAGCAGCAGACGTTCTCAGAGCCTTAGAGATGGAGCCTTACTTAGATAGTTTGGCTAAAAGCTTGCTAGTAAAATCTGACACCAATACTAAAGAAAAAACATCGCAACTTGGAGACAACTCTGCTATTTTATGCAGCAATCCTTCTGCTGTAGGAGCTACAGCTACAGGAGTAGCACAGGTAGCAGCAGCCATTCGGGCTAGACGAGCTAAAATTGCCGAGGCCGCTGGTGCAGATGCCGGTGGAATACGACCAGCAGCTATGGGTAAACCAGGAATGTTGCCTAACAGCAATAGCAATAGTGCGAATACTCAACAATCCAAAGCTGGACGTAGATTAGACAGTCAAACTTTATTAACAGCCTATCTCAAGGGAAGAAGAGATTTTGCCTTACATAATTTAAACTTCCTGAATCTCCAAGGTAGTGAATTGTCAGAAACCAATTTCCATTCGGCTCAACTGCAAAGCACTAATCTCCAAGGAGCAAATCTTCACAATAGCGATTTTGGTAGGGCTAGTCTCACTCGCGCCAATCTCAGAGATGCTAATTTAAGCAAAGCTTATTTCAATCATGCTGACTTGGAAGGAGCAGACCTGCGGGGAGCAGATCTTAGTTATGCTCATTTGAGCAATGCTAATCTTCGAGGTGCTAATTTGTGTGGCGCTAATCTAACTGGAGCCAAAATTTTAGATGAGCAACTAGCACTAGCAAAAACTAATTGGATGACAGTACGTCCCAATGGTAAACGTGGCTTACTGTAA
- a CDS encoding glutamate-1-semialdehyde aminotransferase: protein MVNTTIKTTKSQEIFAAAQNLMPGGVSSPVRAFKSVGGQPIVFDRVKGAYFWDVDGNQYIDYVGTWGPAICGHAHPEVISALHEALEKGTSFGAPSVLENVLAEMVIDAVPSIEMVRFVNSGTEACMAVLRLMRAFTNREKIIKFEGCYHGHADMFLVKAGSGVATLGLPDSPGVPKSATSSTLTAPFNDLEAVKALFEENRDQIAGVILEPVVGNAGFIPPDAGFLEGLRELTQENGALLVFDEVMTGFRIAYGGAQEKFGITPDLTTLGKVIGGGLPVGAYGGRREIMSMIAPAGPVYQAGTLSGNPLAMTAGIKTLELLQKPGTYEYLDRITQKLSNGLLQIAQETGHGACGGYISAMFGLFFTSGPVHNYEDAKKSDTSKFGRFHRGMLERGVYLAPSQFEAGFTSLAHTEEDIEQTLAVAREVLSNL from the coding sequence TTGGTAAACACCACAATTAAAACCACAAAATCACAAGAAATTTTCGCCGCCGCCCAAAACCTCATGCCAGGAGGAGTCAGTTCTCCTGTCAGAGCATTTAAATCTGTAGGTGGACAACCCATAGTTTTTGATCGTGTCAAAGGAGCATACTTCTGGGATGTTGATGGCAACCAATACATAGACTATGTGGGTACTTGGGGGCCAGCAATTTGCGGTCATGCTCATCCAGAAGTTATCTCAGCACTCCATGAAGCTTTAGAAAAAGGCACTAGTTTTGGAGCGCCTTCAGTTCTAGAAAATGTCCTCGCAGAGATGGTCATTGATGCTGTTCCTAGCATCGAAATGGTCAGATTTGTGAACTCTGGGACAGAAGCTTGTATGGCAGTTTTACGGCTGATGCGGGCTTTTACTAATCGTGAGAAAATCATCAAATTTGAAGGTTGCTACCACGGACACGCTGATATGTTCTTGGTAAAAGCTGGTTCAGGTGTGGCGACACTTGGTTTACCAGACTCCCCAGGAGTACCAAAATCAGCAACTAGCAGTACCCTAACGGCTCCTTTCAATGACTTGGAAGCAGTCAAAGCCTTATTTGAAGAAAACCGCGACCAAATTGCTGGTGTAATTCTAGAGCCAGTTGTTGGTAACGCTGGGTTTATTCCTCCTGATGCTGGCTTTTTAGAAGGACTCAGGGAACTCACCCAAGAAAATGGGGCTTTATTAGTATTTGATGAAGTCATGACAGGCTTCCGTATTGCATACGGTGGCGCTCAAGAGAAATTTGGCATTACTCCCGATTTGACAACACTAGGTAAAGTCATTGGTGGTGGTTTGCCAGTAGGAGCCTATGGAGGACGGCGAGAGATTATGTCCATGATTGCTCCCGCAGGCCCTGTGTATCAAGCTGGAACTCTGTCCGGGAATCCTTTGGCAATGACAGCAGGCATTAAAACCCTGGAATTGCTCCAAAAACCTGGAACTTATGAGTATCTTGACCGAATTACTCAAAAGCTATCAAACGGTTTACTGCAAATTGCCCAAGAAACTGGTCATGGAGCTTGCGGTGGTTACATTAGTGCCATGTTTGGCTTATTTTTCACCTCTGGGCCTGTTCATAACTACGAAGATGCTAAAAAGTCAGATACCTCAAAATTTGGACGTTTTCATCGCGGTATGTTAGAACGTGGTGTTTATTTAGCACCTTCTCAGTTTGAAGCTGGGTTTACGTCTTTGGCTCATACTGAAGAAGATATTGAGCAGACTCTAGCTGTTGCACGGGAAGTATTGTCTAATCTGTAA
- a CDS encoding ChaB family protein: MLYKSNDDLPLEIRNRLSEAYQELYRAAFNSALHWYGEASKAHQVALSAVKMQSAMDRNVVVSG; the protein is encoded by the coding sequence ATGTTGTACAAGTCCAATGATGACTTGCCTTTAGAAATCCGGAATCGGTTATCTGAGGCATACCAGGAGCTTTACCGTGCTGCTTTTAACTCGGCTCTCCATTGGTATGGTGAAGCATCAAAAGCTCATCAAGTTGCGTTAAGTGCGGTTAAAATGCAGTCTGCAATGGACAGAAATGTTGTTGTTTCAGGCTAA
- a CDS encoding phosphoribosyl-AMP cyclohydrolase produces the protein MFSTESDSLRHAIPVEKIRYDERGLVAAIVQDYLDGTVLMMAWMNRESLQKTLETRETWFWSRSRQELWHKGGTSGHIQKVQSIRYDCDSDALLIGVEQIGDIACHTGERSCFHQVDGKINPPPADTLSQVFQVICDRRDNPTDTSYTCKLFAGGDNKILKKIGEESAEVVMAFKDDEADAIAGEVADLLYHTLVALAHHQVDLKAVYRKLQERRR, from the coding sequence ATGTTTTCTACCGAATCAGATTCATTGCGTCACGCTATTCCCGTTGAAAAAATTCGCTACGATGAACGGGGTTTGGTAGCGGCTATTGTGCAGGACTATTTAGATGGCACAGTGTTGATGATGGCGTGGATGAATCGGGAGTCGTTACAAAAGACTTTGGAAACTAGAGAAACTTGGTTTTGGAGTCGTTCCCGGCAAGAGTTATGGCATAAGGGAGGGACTTCTGGTCATATTCAAAAAGTTCAAAGCATCCGTTATGACTGTGATAGTGATGCTTTGTTAATTGGGGTGGAGCAAATTGGAGATATTGCTTGCCACACTGGAGAGCGCAGTTGTTTTCATCAAGTAGATGGCAAAATTAATCCACCGCCAGCAGATACATTATCGCAGGTGTTTCAGGTGATCTGCGATCGCCGGGACAACCCCACGGATACTTCTTATACCTGCAAGCTATTCGCAGGCGGCGATAATAAGATTTTGAAAAAGATAGGTGAGGAATCGGCTGAGGTTGTCATGGCTTTTAAAGATGATGAAGCAGATGCAATTGCCGGTGAAGTTGCGGATTTGCTTTATCACACCTTGGTGGCCTTAGCTCATCATCAAGTTGATTTAAAGGCTGTATATCGAAAGTTACAAGAACGTCGTCGCTGA
- a CDS encoding two component transcriptional regulator, winged helix family protein: MAPAKILVVDDDPAVRNLIQRFLIKQNYQVEAAEDGKTALALFEQFNPDLVILDVNLPDVIGFNLCQEMQSRNGVFVLMLTSRADEADKIRGFAKGADDYLTKPFGLGELEVRVAAILRRKRVVTTAEQKRLVFEKLMIDPVRREVTLNNLPVPLTALEFDLLHFLASHPGRVWRRAELIQEVWDYEYVGDQRVVDVHIGQIRKKIEVDASQPALIQTVRGVGYKFECPTHSPQLETNP; encoded by the coding sequence ATGGCTCCTGCCAAGATTCTTGTAGTTGATGACGACCCTGCGGTTCGCAACTTAATCCAACGCTTTTTGATTAAGCAGAACTATCAGGTGGAGGCGGCTGAGGATGGTAAAACAGCCTTAGCGCTATTCGAGCAATTTAACCCTGACTTGGTAATTTTAGATGTAAATTTACCAGACGTTATCGGGTTCAACCTCTGCCAAGAGATGCAAAGTCGTAATGGTGTGTTTGTTCTCATGCTCACTAGCCGTGCGGATGAAGCTGACAAGATTCGCGGCTTTGCTAAAGGTGCTGATGACTATCTCACCAAGCCATTTGGTTTAGGAGAGTTAGAAGTCAGAGTTGCTGCTATTTTGCGGCGAAAACGGGTTGTGACAACGGCAGAACAAAAACGCCTAGTATTTGAAAAACTGATGATCGATCCCGTCCGTCGGGAAGTGACATTGAACAACCTACCAGTACCCCTAACAGCCTTAGAATTTGACCTGTTACATTTTTTAGCCAGCCATCCTGGGCGGGTTTGGCGACGAGCCGAACTAATTCAAGAGGTTTGGGACTATGAATATGTTGGCGACCAACGGGTTGTAGATGTACATATCGGTCAAATTCGTAAGAAAATTGAAGTTGATGCCAGCCAACCAGCATTAATTCAGACGGTACGTGGCGTAGGTTATAAATTTGAATGTCCTACTCATTCTCCGCAATTGGAAACCAACCCTTGA
- a CDS encoding hydrolase, whose translation MLRLFTDFDGPIVDVSERYYRVYQYCLEKTKRPGQAVRQLKKAEFWQQKRSRIPEIQIALNSGLDEVQAQEFSQLRRKTVHTQPYFEYDTLVPGAVDALFKIQAAGIDLAVMTMRRVWELDFAFQKFDLERFFPENRCYCLSNDYVKTRDIEDKPMLMAKALKELSPAADTWMVGDTEADITAAKKHNIQVMAVESGIRDRTQLELYHPDLIVPDLSSAVALILENRTLALR comes from the coding sequence ATGCTAAGACTATTTACCGACTTCGACGGCCCCATTGTTGATGTTTCTGAACGGTACTATCGCGTTTATCAATATTGTTTAGAAAAAACTAAACGTCCAGGACAAGCGGTTCGCCAACTAAAAAAAGCTGAATTTTGGCAACAGAAGCGATCGCGCATTCCCGAAATCCAAATTGCTTTAAATTCCGGACTGGATGAGGTGCAAGCACAAGAATTTTCTCAACTGCGGCGGAAAACAGTACATACACAACCTTATTTTGAATATGACACCCTAGTACCAGGTGCAGTAGATGCACTGTTCAAAATTCAAGCAGCTGGAATTGATTTAGCAGTCATGACAATGCGAAGAGTCTGGGAATTAGACTTCGCCTTCCAGAAATTTGATTTAGAGAGATTTTTCCCGGAAAATCGCTGTTATTGCCTAAGTAACGATTATGTGAAGACTCGTGACATCGAAGATAAGCCAATGTTAATGGCAAAAGCATTAAAAGAACTATCTCCCGCTGCTGATACATGGATGGTAGGAGATACAGAAGCTGATATCACTGCTGCTAAAAAACATAATATTCAAGTTATGGCAGTCGAGTCTGGTATCCGCGATCGCACTCAACTAGAACTGTACCACCCCGACTTAATTGTTCCCGATTTAAGTTCAGCAGTGGCTCTCATCTTAGAGAATAGAACTCTAGCTCTCAGATAG
- the trpC_2 gene encoding indole-3-glycerol phosphate synthase, whose amino-acid sequence MIYPMTTVNSHLQPMLREIVWQKKQEVAQIQQHMSLASLQRQLTAAPTVRDFLTALQQSPHHPSLIAEIQKVSPGYGMIRADFDAIAIAKAYQRAGAACISVFTERTFFQGSFESLRIIRHKVSVPLLCKEFIIDPCQIYLARAAGADAVLLIAAILTDRQLQDFQRIIHYLGMNALIEVHTLAELDRVLQLDDVRLIGINNQSLVDFTVDISTTQRLLAARRSQIQNLGAIVVSESGLYTNTDLSLMAEAGTNAVLIGESLIKETDIEQAVRRLLNIDSSTFKE is encoded by the coding sequence ATGATTTATCCGATGACTACTGTGAATTCTCATCTCCAACCGATGTTAAGAGAAATTGTGTGGCAGAAAAAGCAAGAAGTAGCACAGATTCAACAACACATGTCTTTAGCTTCTTTGCAACGTCAGTTAACAGCTGCGCCAACTGTAAGAGATTTCTTAACAGCTTTACAACAAAGCCCTCATCATCCTAGTCTGATTGCAGAAATTCAAAAAGTTTCTCCGGGTTATGGCATGATTCGTGCAGACTTTGATGCTATTGCGATCGCCAAAGCATATCAACGTGCTGGTGCTGCTTGTATTTCTGTTTTCACTGAAAGAACATTTTTTCAAGGTAGTTTTGAAAGTCTGCGGATAATTCGCCACAAAGTATCAGTACCACTGCTTTGCAAAGAGTTTATTATTGATCCCTGCCAAATTTATTTAGCACGAGCCGCAGGTGCAGATGCAGTTCTACTGATAGCCGCAATTCTTACAGATAGACAACTACAAGATTTTCAACGCATTATTCATTATTTGGGGATGAATGCCTTAATAGAAGTGCATACCCTAGCGGAACTGGATCGAGTATTGCAGCTAGATGATGTTCGTTTGATTGGGATTAACAACCAAAGTTTGGTTGACTTCACCGTGGATATCAGCACAACTCAAAGATTACTAGCAGCCAGGCGATCGCAAATCCAAAACTTAGGTGCGATCGTTGTTAGTGAATCAGGTTTGTATACCAATACGGATTTATCCCTCATGGCTGAAGCCGGTACTAACGCCGTTTTAATCGGAGAATCTTTAATCAAAGAAACAGATATAGAACAAGCTGTACGCCGTTTGCTGAATATTGATTCTTCAACGTTCAAAGAGTAG
- a CDS encoding PAS/PAC sensor signal transduction histidine kinase — protein sequence MNTNGYALVLSISKSVLKPQSELWGFNYFCRCKSDEIVELNMHTLIEELKQVNKHLLQEIVERKQKEASLEKSVTLLRSILESTAHGMIAVSLEEDIVSFNQQFVQMWQIPNSLTISRHSFPCQAFFENQLKQPQLFRDSMWEMKCDCQSDRYDILELKDGRVFAQYSKPQKVNHEVIGRVWSIWDISELSQALEQSKQLGELRAQFLSMLSHQLRTPLNVVSFSNSLLKRHIYEWTEEKTKPLLDRIQIAVEQLSKMLDDIIFFAKAEAAKLHFEAKPLNVVRFCHEIVAQVHTYSSENRINFVSQDCSFTAFFDKKLLEPILKNLLDNAIKYSPSGAVVDFQLSWEQETVIFQVTDRGIGIPTADKARLFEPFYRGSNIANLPGTGLGLAIVKTLVDLHGGHIDMKSEVGVGTTFTIMLPSVK from the coding sequence ATGAATACTAACGGCTACGCGTTAGTTCTTTCCATCTCGAAATCGGTGCTAAAGCCACAATCCGAGTTGTGGGGATTTAACTACTTTTGTAGGTGTAAGAGTGATGAAATAGTAGAGTTAAATATGCACACTTTGATTGAGGAATTAAAACAGGTTAACAAACATTTACTGCAAGAAATTGTAGAACGGAAGCAGAAGGAGGCAAGTTTAGAAAAATCTGTCACTTTACTTCGTTCTATTTTGGAATCAACGGCTCATGGCATGATTGCAGTTAGTTTAGAGGAAGATATTGTTAGTTTTAATCAACAATTTGTCCAGATGTGGCAGATACCCAACTCTCTGACAATATCGAGACATAGTTTTCCATGCCAAGCTTTTTTTGAGAATCAACTCAAACAGCCGCAACTATTTCGGGATTCGATGTGGGAAATGAAGTGTGATTGTCAGAGCGATCGCTACGATATTCTAGAGTTAAAGGATGGTAGAGTCTTCGCTCAATACTCTAAACCGCAGAAGGTAAATCACGAAGTGATTGGTAGAGTTTGGAGTATTTGGGATATTTCCGAACTGAGCCAAGCTTTAGAACAGTCTAAACAACTGGGTGAATTGAGAGCGCAATTTTTATCTATGCTTTCTCATCAATTACGTACACCGCTGAATGTAGTTTCATTTTCTAATAGCTTACTCAAGAGACACATCTATGAATGGACAGAGGAAAAAACTAAACCATTATTAGATCGCATTCAAATAGCTGTAGAACAACTCAGCAAAATGCTAGACGACATTATTTTTTTTGCTAAAGCAGAAGCGGCTAAACTCCACTTTGAGGCTAAACCACTGAATGTAGTGCGGTTTTGTCATGAGATTGTGGCACAAGTCCATACCTACAGTAGCGAAAACAGAATTAATTTTGTCAGTCAAGATTGCTCTTTTACTGCCTTTTTCGATAAAAAATTGCTGGAGCCAATACTGAAGAACTTGCTCGACAATGCAATCAAGTATTCTCCATCAGGTGCTGTGGTGGATTTCCAACTTTCATGGGAACAAGAGACAGTGATTTTTCAAGTCACGGATAGAGGTATTGGTATTCCCACAGCAGATAAAGCGCGGCTATTTGAACCATTTTATCGAGGTAGTAATATTGCGAATCTACCGGGTACTGGACTAGGACTAGCAATTGTGAAAACTCTGGTTGACTTACACGGTGGTCATATTGATATGAAAAGTGAAGTTGGTGTAGGCACAACTTTTACTATTATGCTGCCATCAGTGAAATAA